The following are from one region of the Streptomyces decoyicus genome:
- a CDS encoding ABC transporter permease produces the protein MASTETKDPSAAAAKGKDTTAGTDAPGAGDIAGLEAGLDALESRVVDRQPWLRTVVSKAFPPLVAIVIVLGLWQLAYHFELKPHYLLPSPVDVGRSLQEKWLEGTLLSFVWTSVSRGALGFVASVAIGTVLGLIVAQVKAVRAAIGPILSGLQSLPSVAWVPAAIIWFGLSDATIYAVVLLGAVPSIANGLVAGVDQISPLYLRAGRTIGATGLAGVRHVLLPAALPGYIAGLKQGWAFSWRSLMAAELIVNAPDLGTGLGQLLEQGRELQDMSWVLAAILLILIVGIGIELLIFAPVERRVLRSRGLLVKS, from the coding sequence ATGGCCAGCACTGAGACCAAGGACCCGTCCGCCGCCGCAGCGAAGGGCAAGGACACCACGGCGGGCACCGACGCCCCCGGAGCCGGTGACATCGCCGGCCTGGAGGCCGGGCTCGACGCCCTCGAATCCCGGGTCGTCGACCGGCAGCCGTGGCTGCGTACCGTCGTCTCGAAGGCGTTCCCTCCCCTCGTCGCCATCGTCATCGTGCTCGGGCTGTGGCAGCTGGCCTACCACTTCGAGCTGAAGCCGCACTACCTGCTGCCGAGCCCCGTCGACGTCGGCCGCTCGCTTCAGGAGAAGTGGCTCGAAGGCACCCTGCTGAGCTTCGTGTGGACCAGCGTCTCCCGCGGCGCCCTCGGTTTCGTGGCGTCGGTGGCCATCGGTACGGTCCTCGGACTGATCGTCGCCCAGGTCAAGGCCGTACGGGCCGCGATCGGGCCGATCCTGAGCGGTCTCCAGTCCCTGCCCTCGGTGGCCTGGGTCCCGGCCGCGATCATCTGGTTCGGGCTGAGCGACGCCACGATCTACGCGGTGGTGCTGCTCGGCGCGGTCCCGTCCATCGCCAACGGGCTGGTGGCCGGTGTCGACCAGATCTCCCCGCTCTACCTGCGGGCGGGCCGCACCATCGGCGCCACGGGGCTCGCGGGTGTCCGGCATGTGCTGCTCCCGGCCGCGCTGCCGGGCTATATCGCCGGGCTCAAGCAGGGCTGGGCGTTCTCCTGGCGTTCCCTGATGGCCGCCGAGCTCATCGTCAACGCGCCCGATCTGGGCACCGGTCTGGGCCAGCTGCTGGAGCAGGGCCGTGAGCTCCAGGACATGTCCTGGGTACTCGCCGCGATTCTTCTCATCCTCATCGTCGGTATCGGCATCGAGCTGCTGATCTTCGCCCCGGTCGAACGCCGGGTGCTGCGCAGCCGTGGCCTCCTCGTGAAGAGCTGA
- a CDS encoding ABC transporter ATP-binding protein — protein MTTTTLTKQQPATADTGTTVPYAARIDHVSKSFGRTGAQQHVLDDISIDVAPGEFVCLLGASGCGKSTLLNLVAGLDAPSAGAIETPGGRPALMFQEHALFPWLTAGRNIELALRLRGVPRAERRDEAERLLELVRLQGAYGKRVHELSGGMRQRVAMARALAQDSQLLLMDEPFAALDAITRDVLHDELTRIWRETNLSVLFVTHNVREAVRLAERVVLLSSRPGKIAREWRVDIPQPRRIEDSAVADLSIEITEQLRGEIRRHGQH, from the coding sequence ATGACGACCACCACGCTCACCAAGCAGCAGCCCGCCACGGCGGACACGGGCACCACCGTGCCGTACGCGGCTCGCATCGACCATGTCTCGAAGTCGTTCGGCCGCACCGGCGCACAGCAGCATGTCCTGGACGACATCAGCATCGACGTGGCGCCCGGCGAATTCGTCTGCCTCCTGGGGGCCTCGGGCTGCGGAAAGTCCACTCTCCTCAACCTCGTGGCCGGTCTCGACGCGCCGTCCGCCGGCGCCATCGAGACGCCGGGCGGCCGGCCGGCCCTGATGTTCCAGGAACATGCGCTGTTCCCATGGCTGACCGCGGGCCGCAACATCGAACTGGCGCTGCGGCTGCGCGGGGTGCCGCGTGCCGAGCGCCGCGACGAGGCCGAGCGGCTGCTGGAGCTCGTCCGGCTCCAGGGCGCCTACGGCAAGCGGGTGCACGAGCTGTCGGGCGGTATGCGCCAGCGCGTGGCGATGGCCCGTGCGCTCGCCCAGGACAGTCAACTGCTGCTGATGGACGAGCCGTTCGCCGCGCTCGACGCGATCACCCGCGATGTGCTGCACGACGAGCTGACCCGCATCTGGCGCGAGACCAACCTGTCGGTCCTCTTCGTCACCCACAACGTCCGTGAGGCCGTGCGGCTCGCCGAGCGGGTGGTGCTGCTGTCCTCCCGCCCCGGCAAGATCGCCCGCGAGTGGCGGGTGGACATCCCGCAGCCGCGCCGCATCGAGGACTCCGCGGTCGCCGACCTTTCCATCGAGATCACCGAACAGCTCCGTGGGGAGATCCGCCGCCATGGCCAGCACTGA
- a CDS encoding aliphatic sulfonate ABC transporter substrate-binding protein produces the protein MSAVRHRLLAAAVTVPLLTGALGACGYGSEAKKDTAAGVAPKGAKTDGLDHVTIGFFGNTTHATPLVGLQNGAFQKELGGTEVKSAPFNAGPAEIEALNSGAIDIGWIGPSPAINGYAKSHGKSLKIIGGSASGGVSLVVNPKKIKSLNDLKGKTIATPQLGNTQDVALLNYLSEKGLKVDATTGKGDVTVQRTDNKVTPTAFQQGDIDGAWVPEPTASKLVAEGGKTLLDEKKLWKDGKFVITNMIVSQKFLKEHPKAVEAVLRASVKTNAWIRSHPAEAKKALNDKLSSPDIAGKALPDNVIDPAVKNVDVTDDPLAATLQQEADHAVKAGLLKKPDLKGIYDLTLLNKVLKSQGKPPVDDAGLGSK, from the coding sequence GTGTCTGCCGTTCGTCACCGCCTGCTCGCGGCCGCCGTCACCGTCCCGCTCCTGACCGGGGCGCTGGGCGCCTGCGGCTACGGCTCCGAGGCCAAGAAGGACACAGCGGCCGGTGTCGCCCCCAAGGGCGCGAAGACCGACGGGCTCGATCACGTCACGATCGGGTTCTTCGGCAACACCACCCACGCCACCCCCCTGGTCGGCCTCCAGAACGGTGCGTTCCAGAAGGAACTGGGCGGCACCGAAGTGAAGTCCGCCCCCTTCAACGCGGGCCCCGCCGAGATCGAGGCGCTCAACTCGGGCGCCATCGACATCGGCTGGATCGGCCCGTCCCCCGCGATCAACGGTTACGCCAAGTCGCACGGCAAGAGCCTGAAGATCATCGGCGGTTCGGCCTCCGGCGGTGTCTCGCTGGTGGTCAACCCCAAGAAGATCAAGAGCCTGAACGATCTCAAGGGCAAGACGATCGCGACCCCGCAGCTGGGCAACACCCAGGACGTCGCGCTGCTGAACTACCTGTCCGAGAAGGGCCTCAAGGTCGACGCCACCACCGGCAAGGGTGATGTCACCGTCCAGCGCACCGACAACAAGGTGACGCCGACGGCCTTCCAGCAGGGCGACATCGACGGCGCCTGGGTGCCCGAGCCCACCGCTTCCAAGCTCGTCGCCGAGGGCGGCAAGACGCTCCTGGACGAGAAGAAGCTGTGGAAGGACGGGAAGTTCGTCATCACGAACATGATCGTCTCGCAGAAGTTCCTCAAGGAGCACCCGAAGGCCGTCGAGGCGGTGCTGCGTGCGTCGGTGAAGACCAACGCCTGGATCCGGTCGCACCCGGCCGAGGCGAAGAAGGCCCTCAACGACAAGCTCTCCTCCCCGGACATCGCCGGCAAGGCACTGCCGGACAACGTCATCGACCCGGCCGTCAAGAACGTCGACGTCACCGATGACCCGCTGGCCGCCACCCTCCAGCAGGAGGCCGACCACGCCGTCAAGGCGGGCCTGCTCAAGAAGCCCGACCTCAAGGGCATCTACGACCTCACCCTGCTGAACAAGGTGCTCAAGTCCCAGGGCAAGCCGCCGGTCGACGACGCCGGACTCGGCAGCAAGTAA
- a CDS encoding sulfate adenylyltransferase subunit 1 has product MSTSNAVEDIVDAGATSLLRFATAGSVDDGKSTLVGRLLHDSKSVLTDQLEAVERASLGRGQEAPDLALLTDGLRAEREQGITIDVAYRYFATPRRRFILADTPGHVQYTRNMVTGASTAELAVVLVDARNGVVEQTRRHAAVAALLRVPHVVLAVNKMDLVDYAEPVFAAIAEEFTTYAASLGVPEITAIPISALAGDNVVAPSANMDWYGGPTVLEHLETVPVVADPSDDPGRFPVQYVIRPQTAEHPDYRGYAGQIASGVLRVGDPVTVLPSGRTSTIEAIDALGQAVDVAWAPQSVTVRLTDDLDISRGDLIAPTATAPGVSQDIEATICHVADRPLTVGQRVLLKHTTRTVKAIVKDIPSRLTLDDLSQHPAPGELAANDIGRIVVRTAEPLALDAYADSRRTGSFLLIDPADGTTLTAGMAGTAFAEAAAEAAPAASADDEGWDF; this is encoded by the coding sequence ATGAGCACCAGCAATGCTGTTGAGGACATCGTCGACGCGGGTGCCACCTCGCTGCTGCGGTTCGCCACTGCCGGGTCCGTCGACGACGGCAAGTCGACGCTGGTGGGGCGGCTGCTGCACGACTCCAAGTCGGTGCTCACCGACCAGCTCGAGGCCGTCGAGCGGGCCTCGCTGGGCCGCGGTCAGGAAGCGCCGGACCTGGCGCTGCTGACCGACGGGCTGCGCGCCGAGCGCGAGCAGGGCATCACCATCGATGTCGCCTACCGCTACTTCGCCACCCCGCGGCGCCGCTTCATCCTGGCGGACACCCCCGGGCATGTGCAGTACACCCGCAACATGGTCACCGGCGCCTCCACCGCCGAGCTGGCCGTGGTGCTGGTCGACGCCCGCAACGGGGTGGTCGAGCAGACCCGCCGGCACGCCGCGGTCGCCGCCCTGCTGCGCGTCCCGCATGTCGTGCTGGCCGTCAACAAGATGGACCTGGTCGACTACGCCGAGCCCGTCTTCGCCGCCATCGCCGAGGAGTTCACGACGTACGCGGCCTCGCTGGGCGTCCCGGAGATCACCGCGATCCCGATCTCGGCGCTGGCCGGCGACAACGTCGTGGCGCCGTCGGCGAACATGGACTGGTACGGCGGCCCGACCGTGCTGGAGCACCTGGAGACCGTGCCCGTCGTCGCCGACCCCTCGGACGACCCCGGCCGTTTCCCGGTCCAGTACGTGATCCGTCCGCAGACCGCCGAACACCCCGACTACCGCGGCTACGCGGGCCAGATCGCCTCCGGTGTGCTGCGCGTCGGCGACCCCGTCACCGTCCTGCCCTCGGGCCGGACGAGCACGATCGAGGCGATCGACGCGCTCGGCCAGGCCGTGGATGTCGCCTGGGCACCGCAGTCGGTGACCGTCCGGCTCACCGACGACCTGGACATCTCGCGCGGTGACCTGATCGCCCCGACGGCCACCGCGCCGGGCGTCTCGCAGGACATCGAGGCGACCATCTGCCATGTGGCGGACCGTCCGCTGACCGTCGGGCAGCGGGTGCTGCTCAAGCACACCACCCGTACGGTCAAGGCGATCGTCAAGGACATCCCGTCCCGGCTGACGCTGGACGACCTCTCCCAGCACCCGGCGCCCGGTGAGCTGGCCGCCAACGACATCGGACGGATCGTCGTCCGCACGGCGGAGCCGCTGGCCCTGGACGCCTACGCCGACTCCCGCCGCACCGGCTCGTTCCTGCTGATCGACCCGGCGGACGGCACGACGCTGACCGCGGGCATGGCGGGTACCGCCTTTGCGGAAGCGGCCGCGGAGGCCGCTCCGGCCGCGAGCGCGGACGACGAGGGATGGGACTTCTGA
- the cysD gene encoding sulfate adenylyltransferase subunit CysD has translation MTTIAAVTDDIDNPYALSHLDALESEAVHIFREVAGEFERPVILFSGGKDSIVMLHLALKAFAPAAVPFSLLHVDTGHNFPEVLDYRDRAVERHGLRLHVASVQDFIDRGELRERPDGTRNPLQTVPLLDAIEKGRFDAVFGGGRRDEEKARAKERVFSLRDEFGGWDPRRQRPELWQLYNGKHSPGEHVRVFPLSNWTELDVWQYIAREKIELPAIYYAHEREVFARNGMWLAPGEWGGPKDGESLERRQVRYRTVGDMSCTGAVDSDADTIEAVITEIAASRLTERGATRADDKMSEAAMEDRKREGYF, from the coding sequence ATGACCACCATCGCTGCCGTGACCGACGACATCGACAACCCGTACGCCCTCTCGCACCTGGACGCCCTGGAGTCCGAGGCGGTGCACATCTTCCGTGAGGTGGCGGGTGAGTTCGAGCGGCCGGTGATCCTGTTCTCCGGTGGCAAGGACTCCATCGTCATGCTGCACCTCGCGCTGAAGGCGTTCGCGCCGGCCGCGGTGCCGTTCTCGCTGCTGCACGTCGACACCGGGCACAACTTCCCCGAGGTCCTCGACTACCGCGACCGCGCCGTGGAGCGGCACGGCCTGCGGCTGCACGTCGCCTCCGTACAGGACTTCATCGACCGCGGTGAGCTGCGCGAGCGCCCCGACGGCACCCGTAACCCGCTCCAGACCGTCCCGCTGCTGGACGCCATCGAGAAGGGCCGCTTCGACGCGGTCTTCGGCGGCGGCCGCCGGGACGAGGAGAAGGCGCGCGCCAAGGAGCGGGTCTTCTCGCTGCGCGACGAGTTCGGCGGCTGGGACCCGCGCCGGCAGCGTCCCGAGCTGTGGCAGCTCTACAACGGCAAGCACTCGCCCGGTGAGCATGTCCGGGTCTTCCCGCTGTCCAACTGGACCGAGCTGGACGTGTGGCAGTACATCGCCCGCGAGAAGATCGAACTGCCCGCCATCTACTACGCCCACGAGCGCGAGGTCTTCGCCCGCAACGGCATGTGGCTGGCGCCCGGCGAGTGGGGCGGCCCCAAGGACGGCGAGAGCCTGGAGAGGCGGCAGGTGCGCTACCGCACCGTCGGCGACATGTCCTGCACCGGCGCCGTCGACTCCGACGCCGACACGATCGAGGCCGTCATCACGGAGATCGCCGCATCCCGGCTCACCGAGCGGGGCGCGACGAGGGCCGACGACAAGATGTCCGAGGCCGCCATGGAGGACCGCAAGCGCGAGGGGTACTTCTAA
- the cysC gene encoding adenylyl-sulfate kinase has product MTGATIWLTGLPSAGKTTLAHELAGRLRGDGHRVEVLDGDEIREFLSAGLGFTREDRHTNVQRIGFVAELLASNGVKALVPVIAPYADSREAVRKRHQTEGTPYLEVHVATPVEVCSERDVKGLYAKQAAGEISGLTGVDDPYEAPESPDLRIESHTQTVQESAAALHTLLTERGLA; this is encoded by the coding sequence ATGACGGGCGCCACGATCTGGCTGACCGGTCTGCCGAGCGCGGGCAAGACGACCCTTGCGCACGAGCTGGCCGGCCGGCTGCGCGGCGACGGCCATCGCGTCGAGGTGCTCGACGGCGACGAGATCCGCGAGTTCCTCTCCGCGGGCCTCGGTTTCACCCGCGAGGACCGGCACACCAACGTCCAGCGCATCGGCTTCGTGGCCGAGCTGCTGGCGAGCAACGGCGTCAAGGCGCTGGTGCCGGTGATCGCGCCGTATGCGGACAGCCGGGAGGCCGTCCGCAAGCGCCACCAGACCGAGGGCACCCCCTACCTGGAGGTGCATGTGGCCACGCCCGTCGAGGTGTGCTCCGAGCGGGATGTGAAGGGGCTGTACGCCAAGCAGGCGGCCGGTGAGATCTCCGGTCTGACCGGCGTGGACGATCCGTACGAGGCGCCCGAGTCGCCCGATCTGCGCATCGAGTCGCACACCCAGACCGTGCAGGAGTCCGCGGCGGCGCTGCACACGCTGCTCACCGAAAGGGGACTGGCATGA
- a CDS encoding phosphoadenylyl-sulfate reductase, whose product MTTTTTAADLQQLAEQAGRDLEDAPALEILKWAAETFGPRFCVTSSMEDAVVAHLASRAFPGVDVVFLDTGYHFPETLGTRDAVAEVMDVNVITLTPRQTVAEQDAEHGPKLHDRNPDLCCALRKVKPLEEGLTAYDAWATGLRRDESPTRANTPVVGWDPKRQKVKVSPIARWTQADVDAYVAEHGVLTNPLLTDGYASVGCAPCTRRVLEGEDVRAGRWAGSNKTECGLHG is encoded by the coding sequence GTGACCACCACTACCACCGCAGCCGACCTTCAGCAGCTCGCCGAGCAGGCGGGCCGCGACCTGGAGGACGCACCCGCCCTGGAGATCCTCAAGTGGGCCGCCGAGACCTTCGGCCCGCGCTTCTGCGTCACCTCCTCGATGGAGGACGCGGTCGTCGCGCATCTGGCGTCGCGGGCCTTCCCCGGCGTGGACGTGGTCTTCCTGGACACCGGCTACCACTTCCCGGAGACCCTCGGGACGCGGGACGCCGTGGCCGAGGTGATGGACGTCAACGTCATCACCCTGACGCCGCGTCAGACGGTGGCCGAGCAGGACGCCGAGCACGGCCCGAAGCTGCACGACCGCAACCCGGACCTGTGCTGCGCACTGCGCAAGGTCAAGCCGCTCGAAGAGGGCCTGACCGCCTACGACGCCTGGGCGACGGGGCTGCGCCGGGACGAGTCGCCCACCCGGGCGAACACCCCGGTCGTCGGCTGGGACCCCAAGCGCCAGAAGGTGAAGGTCTCGCCGATCGCCCGCTGGACGCAGGCCGACGTGGATGCGTACGTGGCCGAGCACGGGGTGCTCACCAACCCGCTGCTGACGGACGGCTATGCCTCCGTCGGCTGCGCGCCCTGCACCCGCCGGGTGCTGGAGGGCGAGGACGTCAGGGCCGGCCGCTGGGCCGGCAGCAACAAGACCGAGTGCGGGCTGCACGGATGA
- a CDS encoding nitrite/sulfite reductase produces MAASSELPAAATTRRKAGRHRGEGQWAVGHHTPLNGNEQFKKDDDGLNVRTRIETIYSKAGFDSIDPNDLRGRMRWWGLYTQRKPGIDGGKTAILEPEELDDKYFMLRVRVDGGRLSVAQLRAIGEVSEQYARGTADITDRQNIQLHWIRIEDVPAIWEKLEAVGLSTTEACGDCPRVIIGSPVAGIAADEIVDGTPAVDEIHDRYIGSKEFSNLPRKFKTAISGSPVQDVVHEINDVAFVGVVHPEHGPGFDLWVGGGLSTNPKLAQRLGTWVPLDEVADVWAGVVGIFRDYGYRRLRTRARLKFLMADWGPEKFRQVLEDEYLQRKLADGPAPEEPVSKWRDHIGVHQQQDGRFYVGFAPRVGRVDGTTLTKIAELAADHGSDRLRTTVEQKMIILDVTQDQVDSLVAGLEALDFQVNPSPFRRGTMACTGIEFCKLAIVETKGRGASLIDELERRMPDFQEPVTINLNGCPNACARIQVADIGLKGQLVLDDDGNQVEGYQVHLGGALGLEAGFGRKVRGLKVTADELPDYVERVLRNFESQRTDDERFAQWAARAEEGALK; encoded by the coding sequence ATGGCCGCCTCCTCCGAACTCCCCGCAGCTGCCACGACCCGCCGCAAGGCCGGACGCCACCGCGGCGAGGGCCAGTGGGCCGTTGGCCACCACACACCGCTCAACGGCAACGAGCAGTTCAAGAAGGACGACGACGGTCTCAATGTGCGGACACGCATTGAGACGATCTACTCCAAGGCCGGTTTCGACTCCATCGACCCCAACGACCTGCGCGGGCGGATGCGTTGGTGGGGCCTGTACACCCAGCGCAAGCCCGGCATCGACGGTGGCAAGACCGCGATCCTGGAGCCGGAGGAGCTGGACGACAAGTACTTCATGCTGCGGGTCCGCGTCGACGGCGGGCGGCTGTCCGTGGCCCAGCTGCGTGCGATCGGCGAGGTCTCGGAGCAGTACGCCCGCGGCACCGCGGACATCACCGACCGGCAGAACATCCAGCTGCACTGGATCCGCATCGAGGACGTCCCCGCCATCTGGGAGAAGCTGGAGGCCGTCGGGCTCTCCACGACCGAGGCCTGCGGTGACTGCCCGCGCGTGATCATCGGCTCCCCGGTGGCCGGCATCGCGGCGGACGAGATCGTGGACGGCACCCCCGCCGTCGACGAGATCCACGACCGCTACATCGGCAGCAAGGAATTCTCCAACCTGCCGCGCAAGTTCAAGACCGCGATCTCCGGCTCCCCCGTCCAGGACGTGGTCCACGAGATCAACGATGTGGCCTTCGTCGGCGTCGTCCACCCCGAGCACGGCCCCGGCTTCGACCTCTGGGTCGGCGGCGGCCTGTCCACCAACCCCAAGCTCGCCCAGCGCCTGGGCACCTGGGTGCCGCTGGACGAGGTCGCGGACGTCTGGGCCGGTGTCGTCGGCATCTTCCGCGACTACGGCTACCGCCGGCTGCGCACCCGCGCCCGGCTGAAGTTCCTGATGGCCGACTGGGGCCCGGAGAAGTTCCGCCAGGTGCTGGAGGACGAGTACCTCCAGCGCAAGCTGGCCGACGGCCCCGCGCCCGAGGAGCCGGTCTCCAAGTGGCGCGACCACATCGGTGTGCACCAGCAGCAGGACGGCCGCTTCTACGTCGGCTTCGCCCCGCGCGTCGGCCGGGTCGACGGCACCACCCTCACCAAGATCGCCGAACTGGCCGCCGACCACGGCTCCGACCGGCTGCGCACCACCGTCGAGCAGAAGATGATCATCCTCGATGTGACGCAGGACCAGGTCGACTCGCTCGTCGCCGGGCTGGAGGCGCTGGACTTCCAGGTCAACCCCTCGCCGTTCCGGCGCGGCACGATGGCCTGCACCGGTATCGAGTTCTGCAAGCTCGCCATCGTCGAGACCAAGGGCCGGGGTGCCTCGCTCATCGACGAGCTGGAGCGCCGGATGCCGGACTTCCAGGAGCCGGTCACCATCAACCTCAACGGCTGCCCGAACGCCTGCGCCCGCATCCAGGTCGCGGACATCGGCCTCAAGGGCCAGCTGGTCCTGGACGACGACGGCAACCAGGTCGAGGGCTACCAGGTGCACCTGGGCGGCGCGCTGGGCCTGGAGGCCGGCTTCGGCCGCAAGGTCCGCGGCCTGAAGGTCACCGCCGACGAACTCCCCGACTACGTCGAGCGGGTGCTGCGCAACTTCGAGTCGCAGCGCACGGACGACGAGCGGTTCGCCCAGTGGGCGGCCCGTGCGGAAGAGGGTGCGCTGAAGTGA
- a CDS encoding putative leader peptide — MSRAGIALVSRRHVDLGRMSSAICRAG, encoded by the coding sequence ATGTCTCGAGCTGGAATTGCCTTGGTGAGTCGGCGGCACGTCGACCTCGGCCGCATGTCCAGCGCCATTTGTCGGGCGGGCTGA
- a CDS encoding GNAT family N-acetyltransferase, with product MSLSVTTWYLEQTSRTDLSPAAGPAAEQDVRIIRSEVPSPEFSRFLYTAVGGDVTWTDRLTWSYAQWVAHLGRPGVETWVAYERGTPAGFIELAADADGSVEITYFGLIPDFRGRRIGGHLLAYGIERAWDLAERWPGLARTARVWVHTCSKDGPYAMANYQRRGFRLYDTTVTEEPDVPAPGPWPGAGPTTAVTPAGE from the coding sequence ATGAGCCTCTCGGTCACCACGTGGTACCTCGAACAGACCTCGCGCACCGATCTGTCCCCCGCCGCGGGACCGGCGGCCGAGCAGGACGTCCGTATCATCCGGTCCGAGGTGCCGTCGCCCGAATTCAGCCGCTTCCTCTACACGGCGGTCGGCGGGGATGTCACCTGGACCGACCGGCTGACGTGGTCGTACGCCCAGTGGGTGGCACACCTCGGGCGCCCCGGCGTGGAGACCTGGGTGGCGTACGAGCGCGGCACCCCCGCCGGGTTCATCGAGCTGGCGGCGGACGCGGACGGCTCGGTGGAGATCACCTACTTCGGGCTCATCCCGGACTTCCGGGGGCGCCGGATCGGCGGGCATCTGCTCGCGTACGGGATCGAGCGGGCCTGGGACCTGGCCGAGCGGTGGCCGGGACTGGCACGGACCGCGCGGGTGTGGGTGCACACGTGCAGCAAGGACGGCCCGTATGCGATGGCCAACTACCAGCGGCGCGGCTTCCGGCTGTACGACACCACGGTGACCGAGGAGCCCGACGTACCGGCTCCCGGACCCTGGCCCGGCGCGGGGCCCACCACCGCCGTCACGCCCGCCGGAGAGTGA
- a CDS encoding class F sortase codes for MSPTGPPEATPGEPAAVRRPRWGVLALAGLIGIGMVRQGLSGEADGPPQPGADTALFPGDLPPDGPAPPPLPRSAPSRVAIPSIAVSAPLMPLGLDKDGLIKAPPAGAPRLAGWYEDAPTPGENGTAVIVGHVDSRSGPAVFYGLGALEKGRTIRVTREDGRTAVFEVYGTQVFDKRKFPARKVYGTTGRPELRVLTCGGDYSADSGYAGNVVVFARMTGIG; via the coding sequence ATGAGCCCGACAGGCCCGCCGGAAGCGACGCCCGGGGAGCCCGCGGCCGTGCGCCGGCCCAGGTGGGGCGTGCTGGCGCTGGCCGGCCTCATCGGGATCGGCATGGTGCGCCAGGGACTGTCCGGTGAGGCGGACGGACCGCCGCAGCCGGGGGCGGACACCGCGCTCTTCCCCGGCGACCTCCCGCCCGACGGCCCCGCGCCGCCGCCGCTGCCCCGTTCCGCCCCCTCCCGGGTGGCGATTCCGTCGATCGCGGTATCGGCCCCGCTGATGCCGCTGGGCCTGGACAAGGACGGTCTGATCAAGGCCCCGCCGGCCGGCGCCCCCCGGCTGGCGGGCTGGTACGAGGACGCGCCGACCCCGGGCGAGAACGGCACCGCCGTCATCGTCGGCCACGTCGACAGCCGCAGCGGGCCCGCTGTCTTCTACGGGCTGGGCGCCCTGGAGAAGGGCAGGACGATCCGGGTGACCCGCGAGGACGGGCGGACCGCGGTCTTCGAGGTCTACGGCACCCAGGTCTTCGACAAGCGGAAGTTCCCCGCCCGGAAGGTCTACGGCACCACCGGACGCCCCGAGCTGCGCGTCCTGACCTGCGGCGGCGACTACTCGGCGGACTCCGGCTACGCGGGCAACGTGGTGGTCTTCGCCCGGATGACGGGCATCGGCTAG
- a CDS encoding LLM class flavin-dependent oxidoreductase, translated as MSVGLGLPIGDPAQLLSWARRAEATPFTTVALLDRLVFGNPEPLITLATLAGATSRIRLQTEVLLAPLHRTTLLAKQAATLDLLSGSRFTLGIGIGGRDDDYLAAGVDLRTRGRRLDRQLAAMRRIWSGEPFSEDIGPIGPAPARPGGPEVLFGGFVPAVMERVARWGDGFLGAALPAPAMDGLFREVEAAWSRAGRTGRPRLLAQVNVALGPEPTLDRARQELHAYYQPSSYTDHVVKGLLTTGAQIREAVAAFRAIGADEVMLYCWSPDPDQVERLADVVFPAP; from the coding sequence ATGTCCGTAGGCCTCGGCCTTCCCATCGGCGATCCCGCCCAGCTGCTGAGCTGGGCCCGGCGCGCCGAAGCCACCCCCTTCACCACCGTCGCCCTGCTCGACCGTCTGGTGTTCGGCAACCCCGAACCGCTGATCACGCTGGCCACCCTGGCCGGCGCCACCTCCCGGATCCGGTTGCAGACCGAGGTGCTGCTCGCCCCGCTGCACCGTACGACGCTGCTCGCCAAGCAGGCCGCCACGCTCGATCTGCTGTCCGGCTCGCGCTTCACCCTCGGCATCGGCATCGGCGGACGCGACGACGACTATCTGGCCGCCGGTGTCGACCTGCGCACCCGCGGCCGGCGGCTCGACCGGCAGCTGGCGGCCATGCGGCGCATCTGGTCCGGGGAGCCGTTCTCCGAAGACATCGGACCGATCGGCCCCGCCCCCGCGCGGCCCGGTGGGCCCGAGGTGCTGTTCGGCGGGTTCGTGCCCGCCGTGATGGAGCGCGTGGCCCGCTGGGGAGACGGCTTTCTCGGCGCCGCCCTCCCGGCCCCCGCCATGGACGGCCTCTTCCGTGAGGTGGAGGCGGCCTGGTCGCGGGCCGGCCGTACGGGCCGGCCGCGGCTGCTGGCCCAGGTCAATGTCGCGCTCGGCCCGGAGCCGACCCTCGACCGTGCCCGCCAGGAACTGCACGCGTACTACCAGCCGAGCAGCTACACCGACCACGTCGTGAAGGGGCTGCTCACCACCGGGGCGCAGATCCGCGAGGCGGTGGCCGCGTTCCGGGCGATCGGCGCGGACGAGGTGATGCTCTACTGCTGGTCCCCGGACCCGGACCAGGTCGAGCGGCTGGCCGATGTGGTGTTCCCGGCGCCGTAG